Proteins encoded together in one Gammaproteobacteria bacterium window:
- a CDS encoding DegV family protein: MPQKIGIVVDAACDLPRSFIEQNGLEIMPINMQFGTMTFKDVRDPDQTMEFYRRYVAEKELEITTAPLSVKAIKDWFLDQLVLKYDRVLVITVSSSRSPVFENATKASFMILSGYKERRRAAGMEEQFALRVLDSKTLFTGQGVVVYEALRLLQGGQAEVAFDRLRQHVESFSQDVHAYLVPQDLYYVRSRAHQKGDKSVGWFKYQMGTMLDIKPILKAYRGETEAVETVRGFDGAMKRLFAIATQAIEKGLLTKVVCMSYAGNPEDVKAFPGYDEFVKVAHAHKVETLLSVMSTVAGIHVGPGAFSLAYAAK; encoded by the coding sequence ATGCCTCAGAAGATCGGAATCGTCGTCGACGCCGCCTGCGACTTGCCGCGCAGCTTCATCGAGCAGAACGGCCTCGAGATCATGCCCATCAACATGCAGTTCGGCACCATGACCTTCAAGGACGTGCGTGACCCCGACCAGACCATGGAGTTCTACCGCCGCTACGTGGCGGAGAAGGAACTCGAGATCACCACCGCACCGCTCTCGGTGAAGGCGATCAAGGACTGGTTCCTGGACCAGTTGGTGCTCAAGTACGACCGCGTGCTGGTGATCACGGTCTCCAGCAGCCGCAGCCCGGTGTTCGAGAACGCCACCAAGGCTTCCTTCATGATCCTGTCCGGCTACAAGGAGCGCCGCCGCGCTGCCGGCATGGAGGAACAGTTCGCCTTGCGCGTGCTGGACAGCAAGACCCTGTTCACCGGCCAAGGCGTGGTGGTGTACGAGGCCCTGCGCCTCCTGCAGGGCGGCCAGGCCGAGGTGGCCTTCGACCGCCTGCGCCAGCACGTGGAGAGCTTCTCCCAGGACGTGCACGCCTACCTCGTGCCCCAAGACCTCTATTACGTGCGTTCCCGCGCCCACCAGAAGGGTGACAAAAGCGTGGGCTGGTTCAAGTACCAGATGGGCACCATGCTGGACATCAAACCCATCCTCAAGGCCTACCGCGGCGAGACCGAGGCGGTGGAGACGGTGCGCGGCTTCGACGGTGCCATGAAGCGCCTGTTCGCCATCGCCACCCAGGCCATCGAGAAGGGCCTGCTCACCAAGGTGGTGTGCATGAGCTACGCCGGCAACCCCGAGGACGTGAAGGCCTTCCCGGGTTACGACGAGTTCGTGAAGGTCGCCCACGCCCACAAGGTGGAGACGCTGCTGTCCGTGATGAGCACCGTGGCGGGCATCCATGTCGGGCCGGGGGCGTTCAGCTTGGCGTACGCCGCCAAGTAA
- a CDS encoding asparaginase domain-containing protein — MEKLRIFTTGGTIDKIYFDAKSEYEVGEPQIGEILREMGVTFPFEMTSLMRKDSLDLTDADRELIRKAVLGDEATRVLITHGTDTMTETAAALQGIPGKTIVLTGSLNPARFRGSDAIFNIGGAVAAAQALPPGVYLFMSGRVFDARKVRKNRDKNRFEET, encoded by the coding sequence ATGGAAAAGCTGCGCATCTTCACCACCGGCGGCACGATCGACAAGATCTATTTCGACGCCAAGAGCGAGTACGAGGTGGGCGAGCCGCAGATCGGCGAGATCCTGCGTGAGATGGGCGTGACCTTCCCCTTCGAGATGACGTCGTTGATGCGCAAGGACAGCCTCGACCTCACCGACGCGGACCGCGAACTCATCCGCAAGGCGGTACTGGGTGACGAGGCCACGCGCGTGCTCATCACCCACGGCACCGACACCATGACCGAGACCGCGGCGGCACTGCAGGGCATACCGGGCAAGACCATCGTGCTCACCGGTTCCCTGAACCCCGCGCGCTTCCGCGGCAGCGACGCGATCTTCAACATCGGCGGCGCGGTGGCAGCGGCCCAGGCGCTGCCTCCCGGCGTCTATCTCTTCATGAGCGGCCGGGTGTTCGATGCGCGCAAAGTGCGCAAGAACCGCGACAAGAACCGTTTCGAGGAGACTTGA
- a CDS encoding patatin-like phospholipase family protein — MRALLISALMLPLLIGMAQARADEADAPNASAHRPKICLVLSGGGARGAAHVGVIEAMEKLHIPIDCIAGTSMGGIIGGLYAAGMSSQDLESQMNRPALQADMANAPPRSRLSYKDKQDELKYLLRVEFGYAADKYFFPQGIVNGNAPGRILNVLTLALKPDMDFDKLPIPFRAVATDITNGNMVVLDHGSLADAVHASMSVPGLYPPVRIDDHPLVDGGLSRNLPVDVARKMGADVVIAVDIITQLSKGDELTDVFTVSLQVLKLYGNQNVKDSIATLGTQDMLIEPDLGDIGPTDFQRMGEAIKLGQKQAYAALSQRTDLMLPDADYAEYRKQYRKSPEQPQKVDFVEVSGNGSISPELIRARFGVRPGDDWNQQAINNGLRRLYDLGYFQRVDAVLQHHDGRTGIRLLVEPKEWRPNYLQFGIHIADDFEGDSTYQLLASYTVSEIDSLGAEWRNQFEVGKTRLYYTELYQPMDYRGRVFVAPNAQYLNETFDLFQGQDRIAEYSTVFPRAGLDLGLNAADLGEARVGLIYGRVTSQPRIGDRAALPDFHETLVGPHFSASYDSFDNASFPSSGSYALVTGYLPRRSLGGEVSYSKVGATLGHAYGLRDGSLLLMAEAGSNLGSAMPLYAQFQLGGFLSLAGERQGQLRGDRVFDAHAIYAWRAGQLPTGLGRGFYLGFGVDAGNVWGHTNVVGEAGMRYGAAVMLGADTVAGPLYFGVGAGESGQRVFFLYLGIPINGTTLAPSFGN; from the coding sequence ATGCGGGCACTCCTGATCTCAGCGCTCATGCTGCCGCTGCTCATCGGCATGGCCCAGGCCCGCGCCGATGAGGCCGATGCCCCCAACGCTTCCGCCCATCGTCCCAAGATCTGCCTGGTGTTGAGCGGCGGGGGCGCCCGCGGCGCCGCGCATGTGGGCGTGATCGAGGCGATGGAGAAGCTGCACATCCCCATCGACTGCATCGCCGGCACCAGCATGGGCGGCATCATCGGCGGCCTCTATGCCGCCGGCATGTCGTCCCAGGACCTGGAGTCGCAGATGAACCGGCCTGCCTTGCAGGCGGACATGGCGAACGCCCCGCCGCGCAGCCGCCTGAGCTACAAGGACAAGCAGGACGAGCTCAAGTACCTGCTCAGGGTCGAGTTCGGCTACGCAGCGGACAAGTACTTCTTCCCGCAGGGCATCGTCAACGGCAACGCGCCGGGCCGGATCCTCAACGTGCTCACGCTCGCGCTCAAGCCGGACATGGACTTCGATAAGCTGCCGATCCCGTTCCGCGCCGTGGCCACCGACATCACCAACGGCAACATGGTGGTGCTGGACCACGGCAGCCTGGCCGATGCGGTCCACGCCAGCATGTCGGTGCCGGGCCTGTACCCGCCGGTGCGCATCGACGACCATCCATTGGTGGACGGCGGCCTCTCGCGCAACCTGCCGGTGGACGTGGCGCGCAAGATGGGCGCGGACGTGGTGATCGCCGTGGACATCATCACCCAGCTCTCCAAGGGCGACGAGCTGACCGACGTGTTCACCGTGTCGCTGCAGGTGCTCAAGCTGTACGGCAACCAGAACGTGAAGGATTCCATCGCCACGCTCGGCACCCAGGACATGTTGATCGAGCCGGACCTGGGCGACATCGGGCCCACCGACTTCCAACGCATGGGTGAGGCGATCAAGCTGGGGCAGAAGCAGGCCTACGCGGCGCTGTCGCAACGTACCGACCTCATGCTCCCGGACGCGGACTATGCGGAGTACCGCAAGCAGTACCGCAAGTCGCCGGAACAGCCGCAGAAGGTGGACTTCGTGGAAGTGAGCGGCAACGGTTCCATCTCGCCGGAGCTGATCCGCGCCCGCTTCGGCGTGCGTCCGGGCGACGACTGGAACCAGCAGGCCATCAACAACGGCCTGCGCCGGCTCTATGACCTGGGTTATTTCCAGCGGGTGGACGCGGTACTGCAGCACCACGACGGCCGCACCGGCATTCGGCTCCTGGTGGAGCCCAAGGAGTGGCGTCCCAACTACCTGCAGTTCGGCATCCACATCGCGGATGACTTCGAGGGTGACAGCACGTATCAGCTCCTGGCGAGCTATACCGTCTCAGAGATAGACAGCCTGGGCGCCGAGTGGCGCAACCAGTTCGAGGTGGGCAAGACCCGGCTCTACTACACCGAGCTCTACCAGCCCATGGACTACCGTGGCCGCGTGTTCGTGGCGCCCAATGCCCAATACCTGAACGAGACCTTCGACCTGTTCCAGGGGCAAGACCGTATCGCTGAATACAGCACCGTGTTCCCGCGTGCCGGCCTCGATCTCGGCCTCAATGCCGCGGACCTGGGCGAGGCGCGGGTAGGGCTGATCTACGGCCGGGTGACCTCACAGCCACGCATCGGCGACCGTGCCGCGCTGCCCGACTTCCACGAGACCCTGGTGGGCCCGCACTTCAGCGCCAGCTACGACAGCTTCGACAATGCGAGCTTCCCCTCCAGCGGTTCATATGCGCTGGTGACGGGCTACCTGCCGCGCCGCTCGCTGGGTGGAGAGGTCAGCTACAGCAAGGTGGGTGCAACCCTGGGCCATGCCTACGGCCTCCGGGACGGCTCGCTGCTGCTCATGGCGGAGGCGGGCAGCAACCTCGGCAGCGCGATGCCGCTGTACGCCCAGTTCCAGCTCGGCGGCTTCCTGTCGCTGGCGGGCGAGCGGCAGGGACAACTGCGGGGCGACCGGGTGTTCGACGCCCACGCCATCTACGCCTGGCGAGCCGGCCAGCTCCCTACGGGCCTCGGCCGCGGTTTCTACCTCGGGTTCGGGGTGGATGCGGGTAACGTCTGGGGCCACACCAACGTCGTCGGCGAGGCCGGCATGCGTTACGGCGCGGCGGTGATGCTCGGCGCCGACACCGTGGCGGGTCCCCTGTATTTCGGCGTCGGTGCCGGCGAGTCGGGGCAGCGCGTCTTCTTCCTGTATCTTGGTATCCCCATCAACGGCACCACCCTGGCGCCCTCGTTCGGCAACTGA
- a CDS encoding DinB family protein, with the protein MKQHEYFRVLAGYHIWAGSRLLESLQPMSDADYHGDQGLFFRSVHRTLNHLLLVDLLWKGRLTGQPFAISSLDQELVKERGRLAEEMRQAAETLKGLVEKLDDTRLESPNAYLDTEGHRREYPLCLQLAHAFNHATHHRGQVTAVITRLGLESPVLDLPYYLTA; encoded by the coding sequence ATGAAGCAGCACGAGTATTTCCGGGTCCTGGCGGGTTACCACATCTGGGCCGGCAGCCGCCTGCTGGAGTCCTTGCAGCCCATGAGCGATGCCGACTACCACGGCGACCAGGGGCTGTTCTTCCGCAGCGTGCACCGCACGCTCAACCACCTGCTGTTGGTGGACCTGCTCTGGAAAGGCCGCCTCACGGGCCAGCCCTTCGCCATCAGCAGCCTGGACCAGGAGCTGGTGAAGGAGCGGGGACGCCTGGCAGAGGAGATGCGCCAGGCAGCCGAGACGCTGAAGGGGCTGGTGGAGAAGCTGGACGATACCCGGCTGGAATCGCCGAACGCCTATCTCGACACGGAAGGCCACCGGCGCGAGTACCCCCTCTGCCTGCAGCTCGCCCATGCCTTCAACCACGCCACTCACCACCGGGGCCAGGTGACGGCAGTCATCACCCGCCTGGGGCTCGAGAGCCCGGTGCTCGATCTGCCTTATTACCTGACGGCTTGA